One window of Cucurbita pepo subsp. pepo cultivar mu-cu-16 chromosome LG19, ASM280686v2, whole genome shotgun sequence genomic DNA carries:
- the LOC111781437 gene encoding uncharacterized protein LOC111781437, with protein sequence MADLEKQERVFGEEEDKFLEEVTLLDFDMLCSTVAMQTQGKWAKLDSAEDAKTGPEIGGVFRMWEGELLDCFEDRRIAIESACCPCHRFGKNMGRAGFGTCFLQGSVYFALALGALCSFIAFLVTKRHYFVYSAFAFTIATVTYLGFFRTQMRRKFNIRGGDSYLDDCVNHLICPCCALSQESRTLEMNNVQDGTWHGRGDTICIGSYGDASRFVELNPPSPVSTKSPETCGIVKDVPNRDHS encoded by the exons ATGGCGGATTTGGAGAAGCAGGAGAGGGTGTTTGGAGAAGAGGAGGATAAGTTTCTGGAGGAGGTCACGTTATTGGATTTCGATATGTTGTGTTCCACGGTGGCTATGCAGACGCAGGGAAAATGGGCAAAGTTGGACAGTGCTGAAGACGCTAAAACGGGACCCGAAATCGGTGGGGTTTTCAGGATGTGGGAAGGTGAACTACTCGATTGCTTCGAGGACCGTCGCATCGCTATCGAATCCGCCTG CTGTCCGTGTCACAGATTTGGGAAGAATATGGGAAGGGCTGGTTTTGGCACTTGTTTTCTTCAG GGAAGCGTTTACTTTGCTCTTGCTCTTGGTGCCCTTTGCAGCTTCATTGCCTTTTTGGTCACAAAACGCCATTACTTTGTATATTCAGCATTTGCTTTCACCATTGCAACAGTAACATATTTGGGGTTCTTCCGCACCCAGATGAGGAGGAAATTCAATATAAGG GGAGGAGATAGCTACTTGGATGACTGCGTCAACCACCTTATCTGCCCCTGCTGCGCCTTATCTCAG GAATCACGAACGTTGGAAATGAATAACGTTCAAGATGGCACATGGCACGGTCGGGGTGACACAATATGTATAGGTAGTTATGGTGATGCCAGCCGATTCGTTGAGCTAAACCCACCTTCTCCTGTCTCAACCAAATCCCCTGAAACCTGTGGCATTGTAAAGGATGTGCCAAATCGTGATCACTCTTGA
- the LOC111781477 gene encoding G-type lectin S-receptor-like serine/threonine-protein kinase B120 isoform X1 → MGGNCRTFVGFLLFFVISFFLCSSPLFCDAASSITRGTGLRDSNNETLISENESYEMGFFSPINSSSRYVGIWYHKIPEQSVIWVANRDQPLLNRDGVLKIGDDGNLVILDGNNVSVWTSNITANASDLRNLTLGKNGELILSTHDEPSKVHWSSFEHPTDTFLPNMVVKVNSDLGEKRIFRSWKSETNPAVGNYSLGVDPLGAVQIVIWNGKDRWWRSGHWDKQIFSGVPTMRSTSLYGFKVNAERRDEITLTFHPLNNSDKMKFQIQWDGKEAEQRWNEANRVWDTIRLLPSNDCDLYNFCGDFGICSETSRPKCSCPHGFIPKNNEQWKSGIWSDGCQRKTPLLQQRMNSSSNGTVEDGKEDGFVAVQFVKLPDFITAVFVDSCGDECANSSSCVAYSDAHGIGCLTWDGPLIDIQKFDGVGNTLNIRLAHSDLIPVDNETKLSTAAIVLICLGGAVVIAMLALLLWKFRDKMKGSAAAASSKTQNNNEMFDLSKSKEFSAELSGPYELGREGEQLSGPDLPMFNFNCIATATGNFSEANKLGQGGFGPVYKGKLPCGLEVAVKRLSVRSGQGLEEFKNEIILIGKLQHRNLVRLLGYCIQGEDKMLLYEYMPNKSLDWFLFDPVKQVLLDWEKRLSIMEGIARGLLYLHRDSRLLIIHRDLKASNILLDEDMNPKISDFGMARIFGGNQNEATNTIRVVGTYGYMAPEYAMEGLFSVKSDVYSFGVLLLELICGRRNTSFRSTEYLTLISYAWNLWNGGRAIELLDPSIRDSSREEEVLKCIHVAMLCVQDSPAYRPTMQSLVLMLESESASLPQPRQPTYTSTRASIDIDLFTDGHDVVSSNNVTVTMVEGR, encoded by the exons ATGGGTGGAAATTGCAGGACGTTTGTTGGGTTTCTTCTGTTCTTCGTCATTTCAttcttcctctgttcttctcCTTTGTTTTGTGACGCTGCGAGTTCAATCACAAGGGGGACAGGTTTAAGAGACAGTAATAACGAGACCCTCATATCCGAAAATGAGTCCTACGAGATGGGTTTCTTCAGCCCTATAAATTCTTCATCACGATACGTTGGTATATGGTATCACAAGATCCCGGAACAGTCTGTTATTTGGGTTGCAAATAGGGACCAGCCACTTCTGAATAGAGATGGGGTTTTGAAGATCGGAGACGACGGGAACTTGGTCATTCTGGACGGCAACAACGTCTCTGTTTGGACAAGCAATATCACAGCGAATGCGTCTGATCTGAGGAACTTAACTCTGGGTAAAAATGGAGAATTGATTCTCTCGACCCACGACGAGCCGTCGAAAGTCCATTGGAGCAGCTTCGAACACCCTACAGATACATTTCTTCCGAATATGGTAGTGAAAGTGAACTCAGATTTGGGTGAGAAACGGATTTTTAGGTCGTGGAAATCAGAGACAAATCCGGCCGTCGGAAATTACAGTTTGGGTGTGGATCCTCTTGGAGCCGTACAGATTGTCATTTGGAATGGGAAAGATCGATGGTGGAGAAGCGGACACTGGGATAAGCAGATTTTTTCAGGGGTTCCGACCATGCGCTCAACGTCGTTGTATGGCTTCAAGGTTAACGCTGAGCGTCGAGACGAAATAACCTTGACTTTTCATCCATTGAATAACTCCGATaagatgaaatttcaaatacaGTGGGATGGTAAAGAAGCAGAGCAACGATGGAATGAAGCGAACCGCGTATGGGACACCATTCGTTTACTGCCTTCGAACGACTGcgatttgtataatttttgtggggaTTTTGGGATTTGTTCTGAAACAAGTAGACCCAAGTGTAGTTGCCCTCATGGGTTTATACCCAAAAACAACGAGCAATGGAAGAGTGGGATTTGGTCAGATGGGTGTCAGAGGAAGACCCCATTGCTTCAGCAGAGGATGAATAGTAGTTCGAATGGCACTGTTGAAGATGGTAAAGAAGATGGGTTTGTGGCTGTACAGTTCGTGAAATTGCCTGATTTCATAACTGCAGTGTTTGTGGACTCTTGTGGAGATGAATGTGCGAACAGTTCTTCGTGTGTTGCATATTCGGATGCTCATGGAATTGGGTGTCTTACTTGGGATGGTCCCTTAATTGATATTCAGAAATTTGATGGTGTTGGGAATACTTTGAACATTCGTCTCGCTCATTCTGATTTGA TACCTGTAGATAACGAGACCAAATTGTCGACCGCTGCTATAGTATTGATATGTTTAGGAGGAGCAGTTGTTATAGCCATGTTAGCATTGCTGCTATGGAAATTCAGAGACAAAATGAAAG GTTCAGCAGCTGCTGCTTCGAGTAAAACACAGAACAACAATGAGATGTTTGACCTGAGCAAGAGCAAAGAATTTTCAGCAGAGCTTTCAGGGCCATACGAATTAGGCAGAGAAGGCGAACAATTGAGTGGACCAGATTTGCCAATGTTCAATTTCAACTGTATAGCAACGGCTACTGGTAACTTCTCCGAGGCAAACAAGCTTGGTCAGGGAGGTTTCGGCCCAGTCTACAAG GGAAAGCTTCCATGTGGCCTAGAAGTTGCTGTGAAGAGGCTCTCAGTCCGGTCTGGCCAAGGTCTAGAAGAGTTTAAGAATGAGATTATACTGATAGGAAAGTTGCAGCACCGCAACCTGGTCAGGCTGTTGGGCTACTGCATTCAAGGAGAGGACAAGATGCTGCTCTATGAATATATGccaaacaaaagcttggattgGTTTCTTTTCG ATCCAGTTAAGCAGGTACTACTGGATTGGGAAAAACGGTTGTCAATCATGGAGGGAATTGCACGAGGACTGCTATATCTTCATCGAGACTCGAGATTACTAATCATTCATAGAGATTTGAAAGCCAGCAACATTTTGCTAGACGAAGACATGAATCCAAAGATATCGGACTTTGGCATGGCTAGAATATTTGGTGGAAACCAAAACGAGGCAACAAATACCATTCGAGTTGTTGGCACGTA CGGTTACATGGCTCCCGAGTATGCAATGGAAGGTTTATTTTCGGTGAAATCAGACGTCTATAGTTTTGGTGTATTATTATTAGAGTTAATATGTGGTCGGAGGAACACTAGCTTTCGGTCAACCGAGTACTTAACCCTTATCAGCTAT GCATGGAATCTTTGGAATGGAGGAAGAGCGATCGAACTTCTCGACCCGTCCATTCGGGATTCATCCCGAGAGGAGGAAGTATTGAAATGCATACATGTAGCAATGTTGTGTGTACAAGACTCCCCAGCATATAGACCAACAATGCAGTCCTTGGTGCTAATGCTGGAGAGTGAGTCTGCATCCCTTCCACAACCAAGACAACCTACCTATACTTCCACAAGAGCCTCGATCGACATCGACTTGTTTACCGATGGCCATGACGTTGTATCGTCGAACAACGTAACAGTGACAATGGTGGAGGGTAGATAa
- the LOC111781436 gene encoding uncharacterized protein LOC111781436: protein MASIHPSELDSNATDSVASSPRSDHHFNLSNDPHARVRFMCSFGGKILPRPHDNQLRYVGGETRIVAVQRSTTFSHFLAKLAKITGTINMTIKYQLPSEDLDALISVSTDEDVENMMDEYDRLVQNHNPKSARLRLFLFLKGEDSRASSINSLLGGSTNRDHWFLDALNGGAPGPELERGRSEVSSIVSEVPDYLFGLDNQEDASTQSREPKLKSRFNLNPSENVSVSDPGSPAPVVPSATCVATMPNLPPVKTRPDTPSPRAEPVDKTPENCEPPAMPFSQPAGFPNNPMMHYFPGTNYPGHQPVVYLLPGQIPPGNVPIQHIPMQTPPPYVQQFPPVGGGQVPMTYRHPVTMGGQMYGGGMSPVSGYDPQAEAARFAADGGVSPQMYYGVQTTARTPPYTAGMMGHPVGEEVRGSGSETRAGSRVSP, encoded by the exons ATGGCGTCGATTCATCCATCGGAACTTGACTCCAACGCGACCGACTCTGTTGCGTCATCGCCGAGGTCCGACCACCACTTTAACTTATCTAACGATCCACATGCTCGAGTTCGATTCATGTGCAGTTTTGGTGGCAAGATCTTACCCCGACCGCATGATAATCAGCTCCGGTACGTCGGTGGCGAGACTCGCATTGTCGCGGTTCAACGGTCCACTACTTTCTCCCACTTTCTCGCCAAACTCGCTAAGATCACGG gTACAATTAATATGACCATAAAGTACCAGCTTCCCAGTGAAGATCTTGACGCCTTGATTTCGGTGTCCACGGACGAGGATGTCGAGAATATGATGGATGAGTACGATCGGCTCGTACAGAATCACAATCCGAAATCGGCGAGGCTCCgattgtttctgtttctgaaAGGGGAAGATTCCAGAGCTAGTAGTATTAATTCCCTTCTCGGCGGTTCGACAAATCGGGACCACTGGTTTCTAGACGCTCTCAACGGCGGCGCTCCGGGGCCGGAGCTCGAGCGTGGCCGGTCCGAGGTTTCGTCCATCGTCTCTGAAGTCCCGGACTATTTGTTTGGTCTCGATAATCAGGAAGATGCTTCGACTCAATCACGAGAACCCAAGTTGAAAAGTCGATTTAATTTGAATCCATCTGAGAATGTTTCGGTATCGGATCCCGGATCGCCAGCTCCTGTTGTGCCGTCAGCGACTTGTGTGGCTACGATGCCTAATCTTCCACCGGTCAAAACCCGGCCCGACACGCCATCGCCGAGAGCGGAGCCGGTGGATAAAACGCCGGAGAATTGTGAGCCGCCGGCGATGCCGTTCTCTCAACCGGCCGGATTTCCGAATAACCCGATGATGCATTATTTCCCGGGTACAAATTACCCGGGTCATCAACCGGTCGTCTACCTTCTTCCCGGTCAGATTCCACCCGGAAATGTCCCGATTCAGCATATCCCGATGCAGACTCCCCCACCGTACGTTCAACAGTTCCCACCGGTGGGTGGCGGTCAGGTGCCGATGACATATCGCCACCCAGTTACGATGGGCGGTCAAATGTATGGCGGAGGCATGAGTCCGGTGAGTGGTTACGACCCACAGGCGGAGGCGGCCAGGTTCGCTGCAGATGGCGGCGTTAGTCCACAGATGTACTATGGAGTCCAAACCACGGCGAGGACTCCGCCGTATACAGCGGGCATGATGGGTCATCCGGTGGGCGAAGAGGTTCGGGGAAGTGGATCTGAAACAAGGGCTGGTAGCCGAGTATCGCCATAG
- the LOC111781477 gene encoding G-type lectin S-receptor-like serine/threonine-protein kinase B120 isoform X2, with protein sequence MGGNCRTFVGFLLFFVISFFLCSSPLFCDAASSITRGTGLRDSNNETLISENESYEMGFFSPINSSSRYVGIWYHKIPEQSVIWVANRDQPLLNRDGVLKIGDDGNLVILDGNNVSVWTSNITANASDLRNLTLGKNGELILSTHDEPSKVHWSSFEHPTDTFLPNMVVKVNSDLGEKRIFRSWKSETNPAVGNYSLGVDPLGAVQIVIWNGKDRWWRSGHWDKQIFSGVPTMRSTSLYGFKVNAERRDEITLTFHPLNNSDKMKFQIQWDGKEAEQRWNEANRVWDTIRLLPSNDCDLYNFCGDFGICSETSRPKCSCPHGFIPKNNEQWKSGIWSDGCQRKTPLLQQRMNSSSNGTVEDGKEDGFVAVQFVKLPDFITAVFVDSCGDECANSSSCVAYSDAHGIGCLTWDGPLIDIQKFDGVGNTLNIRLAHSDLNNETKLSTAAIVLICLGGAVVIAMLALLLWKFRDKMKGSAAAASSKTQNNNEMFDLSKSKEFSAELSGPYELGREGEQLSGPDLPMFNFNCIATATGNFSEANKLGQGGFGPVYKGKLPCGLEVAVKRLSVRSGQGLEEFKNEIILIGKLQHRNLVRLLGYCIQGEDKMLLYEYMPNKSLDWFLFDPVKQVLLDWEKRLSIMEGIARGLLYLHRDSRLLIIHRDLKASNILLDEDMNPKISDFGMARIFGGNQNEATNTIRVVGTYGYMAPEYAMEGLFSVKSDVYSFGVLLLELICGRRNTSFRSTEYLTLISYAWNLWNGGRAIELLDPSIRDSSREEEVLKCIHVAMLCVQDSPAYRPTMQSLVLMLESESASLPQPRQPTYTSTRASIDIDLFTDGHDVVSSNNVTVTMVEGR encoded by the exons ATGGGTGGAAATTGCAGGACGTTTGTTGGGTTTCTTCTGTTCTTCGTCATTTCAttcttcctctgttcttctcCTTTGTTTTGTGACGCTGCGAGTTCAATCACAAGGGGGACAGGTTTAAGAGACAGTAATAACGAGACCCTCATATCCGAAAATGAGTCCTACGAGATGGGTTTCTTCAGCCCTATAAATTCTTCATCACGATACGTTGGTATATGGTATCACAAGATCCCGGAACAGTCTGTTATTTGGGTTGCAAATAGGGACCAGCCACTTCTGAATAGAGATGGGGTTTTGAAGATCGGAGACGACGGGAACTTGGTCATTCTGGACGGCAACAACGTCTCTGTTTGGACAAGCAATATCACAGCGAATGCGTCTGATCTGAGGAACTTAACTCTGGGTAAAAATGGAGAATTGATTCTCTCGACCCACGACGAGCCGTCGAAAGTCCATTGGAGCAGCTTCGAACACCCTACAGATACATTTCTTCCGAATATGGTAGTGAAAGTGAACTCAGATTTGGGTGAGAAACGGATTTTTAGGTCGTGGAAATCAGAGACAAATCCGGCCGTCGGAAATTACAGTTTGGGTGTGGATCCTCTTGGAGCCGTACAGATTGTCATTTGGAATGGGAAAGATCGATGGTGGAGAAGCGGACACTGGGATAAGCAGATTTTTTCAGGGGTTCCGACCATGCGCTCAACGTCGTTGTATGGCTTCAAGGTTAACGCTGAGCGTCGAGACGAAATAACCTTGACTTTTCATCCATTGAATAACTCCGATaagatgaaatttcaaatacaGTGGGATGGTAAAGAAGCAGAGCAACGATGGAATGAAGCGAACCGCGTATGGGACACCATTCGTTTACTGCCTTCGAACGACTGcgatttgtataatttttgtggggaTTTTGGGATTTGTTCTGAAACAAGTAGACCCAAGTGTAGTTGCCCTCATGGGTTTATACCCAAAAACAACGAGCAATGGAAGAGTGGGATTTGGTCAGATGGGTGTCAGAGGAAGACCCCATTGCTTCAGCAGAGGATGAATAGTAGTTCGAATGGCACTGTTGAAGATGGTAAAGAAGATGGGTTTGTGGCTGTACAGTTCGTGAAATTGCCTGATTTCATAACTGCAGTGTTTGTGGACTCTTGTGGAGATGAATGTGCGAACAGTTCTTCGTGTGTTGCATATTCGGATGCTCATGGAATTGGGTGTCTTACTTGGGATGGTCCCTTAATTGATATTCAGAAATTTGATGGTGTTGGGAATACTTTGAACATTCGTCTCGCTCATTCTGATTTGA ATAACGAGACCAAATTGTCGACCGCTGCTATAGTATTGATATGTTTAGGAGGAGCAGTTGTTATAGCCATGTTAGCATTGCTGCTATGGAAATTCAGAGACAAAATGAAAG GTTCAGCAGCTGCTGCTTCGAGTAAAACACAGAACAACAATGAGATGTTTGACCTGAGCAAGAGCAAAGAATTTTCAGCAGAGCTTTCAGGGCCATACGAATTAGGCAGAGAAGGCGAACAATTGAGTGGACCAGATTTGCCAATGTTCAATTTCAACTGTATAGCAACGGCTACTGGTAACTTCTCCGAGGCAAACAAGCTTGGTCAGGGAGGTTTCGGCCCAGTCTACAAG GGAAAGCTTCCATGTGGCCTAGAAGTTGCTGTGAAGAGGCTCTCAGTCCGGTCTGGCCAAGGTCTAGAAGAGTTTAAGAATGAGATTATACTGATAGGAAAGTTGCAGCACCGCAACCTGGTCAGGCTGTTGGGCTACTGCATTCAAGGAGAGGACAAGATGCTGCTCTATGAATATATGccaaacaaaagcttggattgGTTTCTTTTCG ATCCAGTTAAGCAGGTACTACTGGATTGGGAAAAACGGTTGTCAATCATGGAGGGAATTGCACGAGGACTGCTATATCTTCATCGAGACTCGAGATTACTAATCATTCATAGAGATTTGAAAGCCAGCAACATTTTGCTAGACGAAGACATGAATCCAAAGATATCGGACTTTGGCATGGCTAGAATATTTGGTGGAAACCAAAACGAGGCAACAAATACCATTCGAGTTGTTGGCACGTA CGGTTACATGGCTCCCGAGTATGCAATGGAAGGTTTATTTTCGGTGAAATCAGACGTCTATAGTTTTGGTGTATTATTATTAGAGTTAATATGTGGTCGGAGGAACACTAGCTTTCGGTCAACCGAGTACTTAACCCTTATCAGCTAT GCATGGAATCTTTGGAATGGAGGAAGAGCGATCGAACTTCTCGACCCGTCCATTCGGGATTCATCCCGAGAGGAGGAAGTATTGAAATGCATACATGTAGCAATGTTGTGTGTACAAGACTCCCCAGCATATAGACCAACAATGCAGTCCTTGGTGCTAATGCTGGAGAGTGAGTCTGCATCCCTTCCACAACCAAGACAACCTACCTATACTTCCACAAGAGCCTCGATCGACATCGACTTGTTTACCGATGGCCATGACGTTGTATCGTCGAACAACGTAACAGTGACAATGGTGGAGGGTAGATAa
- the LOC111781435 gene encoding NAD(P)H dehydrogenase (quinone) FQR1-like: MATKVYIVYYSMYGHVLKLAEEIQKGAASVEGVEVKLWQVPETLPLEVLEKMQAPSKGEAPIISPNELAEADGLLFGFPTRFGMMCAQFKAFLDATGGLWRTQSLSGKPAGIFYSTASQGGGQETTPLTAITQLVHHGMLFVPIGYSFGAGMFEMENIKGGSPYGAGTLAGDGSRQPSELELQQAFHQGKHFAGIAKKLKGN, from the exons ATGGCCACCAAAGTTTACATTGT TTACTATTCCATGTATGGACATGTCTTGAAGCTGGCAGAGGAAATTCAGAAAGGAGCTGCTTCTGTAGAGGGAGTGGAAGTCAAATTATGGCAG GTGCCAGAAACATTGCCACTAGAGGTTCTTGAGAAGATGCAAGCACCGTCAAAGGGTGAAGCACCCATCATTTCACCAAACGAACTTGCTGAAGCTGATGGCTTACTCTTTGGATTCCCTACAAGATTCGGAATGATGTGTGCTCAATTCAAAGCATTCCTGGATGCAACTGGGGGTTTATGGAGAACTCAATCACTTTCAGGCAAGCCTGCAGGCATTTTCTATAGCACTGCTTCTCAAGGAGGTGGACAGGAGACTACTCC CTTAACAGCCATTACTCAGTTGGTTCATCATGGAATGCTATTTGTTCCGATTGGATATTCGTTCGGAGCTGGAATGTTCGAGATGGAGAACATCAAGGGCGGAAGTCCCTACGGTGCTGGAACTTTAGCTGGCGATGGCTCGAGACAGCCCTCTGAACTTGAACTTCAGCAAGCTTTCCACCAGGGAAAGCACTTTGCTGGCATTGCAAAGAAGCTCAAGGGAAACTGA
- the LOC111781434 gene encoding U-box domain-containing protein 8-like, protein MAASYPDDFKCPISLEIMSDPVILSSGHTFDRSSIQRWLDAGHRTCPITQLPLPENPSLIPNHALRSLISNFNPVSLSKPFLPHPPPQTLISILISPSASLDSKLDCLNQLARVSKRDSVMRRKLTESGAVSAVLKCVGSDDPTLQEKALSLLLNLSLDDDNKVGLVAEGAIGLTVAALQARSPDCRAVAATMLTSLAVVEVNKATIGAYPYAIRSLVGLLRYGNNREQKEAATALYAICSYPGNRVRTVECGAVPILLEIANSGLDRAVEVLGLLAKCREGREEMQRFHGSMEILGRVLRNGAPRGVQYALLTLSSLCCHSERACVEARREGVLGICMTLIDDDNEKIRANAAKLIHILRGNNA, encoded by the coding sequence ATGGCGGCTTCATATCCCGATGATTTCAAGTGCCCTATTTCTCTGGAGATAATGTCGGACCCTGTAATACTCTCCTCCGGCCACACCTTTGATCGCTCTTCAATCCAACGCTGGCTCGACGCCGGTCATCGGACTTGTCCAATCACCCAATTGCCCCTTCCTGAAAACCCTTCTCTAATCCCTAACCATGCCCTCAGGAgcttaatttcaaattttaaccCTGTTTCCCTTTCCAAACCATTTCTTCCTCATCCGCCGCCCCAAACCCTAATCTCCATTCTCATCTCTCCGTCTGCCTCCCTCGATTCTAAGCTCGATTGCCTCAATCAACTCGCCAGGGTGTCAAAGCGCGATTCCGTTATGCGAAGAAAATTGACCGAGTCTGGTGCCGTCTCGGCTGTTCTTAAATGCGTTGGTTCTGACGATCCGACCCTCCAAGAGAAGGCCCTGTCGCTGTTACTGAATCTTAGTTTGGACGATGATAACAAAGTGGGTTTGGTTGCAGAAGGGGCTATTGGTCTCACCGTCGCAGCTCTTCAAGCCAGGTCCCCTGATTGCAGAGCCGTAGCCGCCACGATGCTGACGAGCTTAGCCGTTGTGGAGGTCAACAAGGCTACAATTGGGGCATATCCCTACGCGATTCGCTCTCTTGTTGGTCTCTTACGATACGGCAACAACAGAGAGCAGAAGGAAGCAGCAACAGCGCTTTACGCCATCTGTTCATACCCTGGGAACCGTGTACGGACTGTGGAATGTGGGGCTGTTCCAATTCTGCTTGAAATTGCCAATTCGGGGCTGGATAGAGCAGTGGAGGTTCTGGGGCTTTTGGCCAAGTGTAGAGAAGGTCGAGAAGAGATGCAACGGTTCCACGGAAGTATGGAGATTTTGGGACGTGTGTTGAGAAATGGAGCCCCAAGAGGAGTTCAATACGCTCTTCTAACGCTGAGTTCGCTCTGCTGCCATAGCGAGCGAGCGTGCGTGGAAGCCAGAAGAGAAGGCGTTTTGGGAATCTGTATGACATTGATTGATGACGATAACGAAAAGATCAGAGCAAATGCTGCAAAATTGATTCATATACTTCGAGGAAACAACGCATGA
- the LOC111782217 gene encoding equilibrative nucleotide transporter 3-like, giving the protein MTDANDESGAPARTEGKYTALAVCWVLGLGSLVCWNSMLTISDYYYQLFPHYHPSRVLTLVYQPFAVGTIAILAYYEAKIDTRWRNIRGYSLFFISSVLLIVLDLVTSGKGGIGPFIALCAIVGSFGVADAFVQGGMVGDLALMCPEFIQSFMAGLAASGALTSGLRLITKAAFEDFHNGLRKGTILFLAISAAFEFLCVVLYAVVFPKVPLVKYYRKKAASEGSKTVSSDLAAAGIQIQSNQQEDKTELLSKKQLFQMNMDYLFGVFLIYVLTLSIFPGFLYENTGKHQLGSWYPLVLIAMYNVWDLIGRYIPLINCLKLESRKGLFIAILCRFLLIPAFYFTAKYGDQGWMIFLTSFLGLSNGHLTVCVFTAAPKGYKAPEQNALGNLLVLFLLGGIFAGVSLDWLWIIGNGSF; this is encoded by the exons ATGACTGATGCCAATGATGAATCTGGGGCTCCAGCGAGGACTGAG GGGAAGTACACAGCTCTGGCAGTGTGCTGGGTTCTCGGTTTGGGTTCGCTTGTTTGTTGGAACAGTATGCTAACTATATCAGATTACTATTATCAATTGTTTCCG CATTATCATCCTTCAAGAGTACTCACCCTCGTGTATCAACCATTTGCTGTTGGAACAATTGCAATCCTTGCATATTATGAAGCAAAAATTGATACCCGATGGAGGAACATACGTGGATACTCTCTCTTCTTCATAAGTAGTGTGTTGCTTATTGTT TTGGATTTGGTCACATCTGGAAAAGGAGGGATTGGACCATTTATCGCTTTGTGTGCCATTGTTGGTTCATTCGGAGTTGCTGATGCTTTCGTGCAAGGTGGTATGGTTGGAGATCTTGCTTTGATGTGTCCCGAATTCATCCAG TCTTTTATGGCTGGATTGGCTGCCTCTGGAGCTCTAACCTCTGGGCTGAGGTTAATCACAAAGGCTGCTTTTGAGGATTTTCATAACGGTCTTCGTAAAGGAACTA TTCTATTCTTAGCGATATCTGCTGCTTTCGAGTTCCTTTGTGTTGTTCTCTATGCTGTAGTCTTCCCTAAAGTTCCACTAGTGAAGTACTACCGTAAAAAGGCCGCTTCTGAAGGATCCAAAACCGTGTCATCTGACCTTGCTGCTGCAGGCATCCAGATTCAATCAAACCAACAA GAAGACAAAACCGAGCTATTGAGCAAAAAACAACTATTTCAGATGAACATGGATTATCTTTTTGGCGTGTTTCTGATATACGTTCTTACATTGTCTATCTTTCCCGGCTTCTTGTATGAAAACACTGGAAAACACCAACTGGGATCATG GTATCCACTTGTTTTGATAGCAATGTACAATGTGTGGGATCTAATAGGCAGATACATTCCGCTCATAAACTGTCTGAAGTTGGAGTCGAGGAAGGGCCTCTTCATCGCAATTCTGTGCCGTTTTCTACTGATCCCGGCGTTTTACTTCACAGCAAAATATGGTGACCAAGGGTGGATGATCTTTCTCACTTCCTTCTTGGGATTATCCAATGGCCATCTTACGGTCTGTGTTTTTACTGCAGCGCCTAAAGGCTACAAG GCACCTGAGCAGAATGCGTTGGGGAACTTGCTTGTACTGTTCCTATTAGGCGGCATTTTTGCAGGAGTTTCCCTTGATTGGCTGTGGATCATCGGAAATGGTAGCTTTTGA